A window from Thermomonas aquatica encodes these proteins:
- the trmB gene encoding tRNA (guanosine(46)-N7)-methyltransferase TrmB, with product MTDPFASDGRKAPPKPFTVTDGVRKVRSFVLRQGRFTEAQQRAFDALWPRYGLDYAGAPRDFDAAFGRKARRILEIGFGNGEAFRYSAQRDPDRDHIGIEVHAPGVGRLLNALGDDGAGNAKLYHHDAVEVLENEVADAALDEIRIYFPDPWHKKRHNKRRLVNPEFAALLVRKLAADGRLHLATDWQDYAEQMWDVLDATPGIANRAGLRGSVPRPDWRPQTHFETRGQKLGHGVWDLLYDRC from the coding sequence ATGACCGATCCGTTCGCAAGCGACGGCCGCAAGGCCCCGCCCAAGCCCTTCACCGTCACCGACGGCGTGCGCAAGGTGCGCAGCTTCGTGCTGCGCCAGGGCCGCTTCACCGAGGCGCAGCAGCGCGCGTTCGACGCCCTGTGGCCGCGCTACGGCCTCGACTACGCCGGCGCGCCGCGCGATTTCGATGCCGCGTTCGGGCGCAAGGCCAGGCGCATCCTCGAGATCGGCTTCGGCAACGGCGAGGCCTTCCGCTATTCCGCGCAGCGCGACCCGGATCGCGACCACATCGGCATCGAAGTGCATGCGCCCGGCGTCGGCCGCCTGCTCAATGCGCTGGGCGACGACGGTGCCGGCAATGCGAAGCTCTACCACCACGACGCGGTGGAAGTGCTGGAGAACGAAGTCGCCGACGCTGCGCTGGACGAGATCCGCATCTACTTCCCCGATCCCTGGCACAAGAAGCGCCACAACAAGCGCAGGCTGGTGAATCCCGAATTCGCCGCGTTGCTGGTGCGCAAGCTGGCCGCCGACGGCCGCTTGCACCTCGCCACCGATTGGCAGGACTATGCCGAGCAGATGTGGGACGTGCTGGATGCCACGCCCGGCATCGCCAATCGCGCGGGATTGCGCGGCAGCGTGCCGCGGCCGGACTGGCGTCCGCAGACGCATTTCGAGACCCGCGGCCAGAAACTGGGCCACGGCGTCTGGGACCTGCTGTACGACCGCTGCTGA
- a CDS encoding thiazole synthase — MTASPNPDTLLIAGKPYASRLLTGTGKFKDLDETRRATEAAGAQIVTVAIRRTNIGQNPGEPNLLDVLPPDQYTILPNTAGCYTADEAVRTCRLARELLDGHNLVKLEVLGDQKTLYPDVVATLAAAETLVKDGFEVMVYTSDDPILCKRLEEIGCVAVMPLAAPIGSGLGIQNRYNLIEIVESAKVPIIVDAGVGTASDAAIAMELGCDGVLMNTAIAGAKDPVLMAHAMKLAVEAGRAAFKAGRIPRKRFASASSPVDGLIG, encoded by the coding sequence ATGACCGCATCGCCGAATCCCGACACCCTCCTCATCGCCGGCAAGCCGTACGCCTCGCGCCTGCTCACCGGCACCGGCAAGTTCAAGGACCTGGACGAGACCCGCCGCGCCACCGAGGCCGCCGGCGCGCAGATCGTCACCGTCGCCATCCGCCGCACCAACATCGGCCAGAACCCGGGCGAGCCCAACCTGCTCGACGTGTTGCCGCCGGACCAGTACACGATCCTGCCCAACACCGCCGGCTGCTACACCGCCGACGAGGCGGTGCGCACCTGCCGCCTCGCGCGCGAACTGCTCGATGGCCACAACCTGGTCAAGCTCGAAGTCCTCGGCGACCAGAAGACGCTGTATCCCGATGTGGTCGCCACGCTCGCCGCCGCGGAAACGCTGGTCAAGGACGGCTTCGAAGTCATGGTCTATACCAGCGACGATCCGATCCTGTGCAAGCGCCTGGAGGAGATCGGCTGCGTGGCGGTGATGCCGCTGGCCGCGCCGATCGGCTCCGGGCTCGGCATCCAGAACAGGTACAACCTGATCGAGATCGTCGAAAGCGCGAAGGTGCCGATCATCGTCGATGCCGGCGTCGGCACCGCGTCCGACGCCGCGATCGCGATGGAGCTCGGCTGCGACGGCGTGCTGATGAACACCGCGATCGCCGGGGCGAAGGATCCGGTGCTGATGGCGCATGCGATGAAGCTGGCGGTGGAAGCCGGCCGCGCCGCGTTCAAGGCCGGGCGCATCCCGCGCAAGCGCTTCGCCTCGGCGTCGTCGCCGGTCGACGGCTTGATCGGTTGA
- the thiS gene encoding sulfur carrier protein ThiS has translation MRIQLNGEPRHLEPDATIAALLDAEGLGQRRVAVEVNGEIVPRGRHPQHALRDGDRVEIVHALGGG, from the coding sequence ATGCGCATCCAGTTGAACGGCGAACCCCGCCATCTCGAACCCGACGCCACCATCGCCGCCCTGCTCGATGCCGAAGGCCTGGGCCAGCGCCGGGTGGCGGTCGAGGTCAACGGCGAGATCGTCCCGCGCGGCCGGCATCCGCAACATGCCCTGCGCGATGGCGACCGGGTCGAGATCGTCCACGCGCTGGGTGGCGGCTAA
- a CDS encoding autotransporter domain-containing protein, whose amino-acid sequence MAAALALAALPTVVQAADSPFTQTVFFGDSLTDGGYFRPVLIQMVGPNGAIIGQFTNNPGYVWSQYLADYYGSNAAPAWTGNATATPTQAAGNNWAVGGARVGTSTVGGLGYTPSLTAQYQAYLASGHHVDPGALYTVWGGANDMFAVQANPAQAQAIIGAAVTAQVGLVGALTQAGAQYILVPTLPDLGLTPDARAGGAVGMAQGTALANTYNTALFGGLASANLRVIPMDTFHFLQEVVANPSAYGISNATGKACVTQPAPAGGSSLFCSPASMVPGGASYLFADGVHPTTAAHKALADFAVSVIEGPRQIAVLPHSEAVIGRSRAQMVDGAVAGLGKEDGMRWWADVRGNQQAYDAPFDYDSVGPAASFGIGWTSGNLVYGAFAGYGRQNSDFGEDRGEFKQTDAGLGGFVGWRSGAFWANGQLGWTKVSYDVDRTVHLGPATRVHSGSPDGDNLSLGASAGWNFGDGAFRHGPVLAVLSQKISVDGYAETDPTLSTSLAYPQQDFDSLIGSVGWQFSYAINDHVQPYAKLTYDREFEDAPAQAFAQAQSIPGSLPYAVPGLAFDETYGTVVAGVRTSLVGLDANIGGSVTVGQKGGNDIALFLSIGSKF is encoded by the coding sequence CTGGCCGCTGCCTTGGCGCTGGCCGCCCTTCCGACCGTCGTGCAGGCGGCCGATTCGCCGTTCACCCAGACCGTCTTCTTCGGCGACAGCCTGACCGACGGCGGCTATTTCCGCCCGGTGCTGATCCAGATGGTGGGTCCGAACGGCGCGATCATCGGCCAGTTCACCAACAACCCCGGCTACGTCTGGTCGCAGTACCTGGCCGACTACTACGGCAGCAATGCAGCGCCGGCCTGGACCGGCAACGCCACCGCCACCCCGACCCAGGCCGCGGGCAACAACTGGGCGGTCGGCGGTGCGCGCGTCGGCACCAGCACCGTCGGTGGCCTGGGCTACACGCCGTCGCTGACCGCGCAATACCAGGCCTACCTGGCTTCCGGCCACCATGTCGATCCGGGCGCGCTGTACACCGTGTGGGGCGGCGCCAACGACATGTTCGCGGTGCAGGCCAACCCGGCGCAGGCGCAGGCCATCATCGGCGCCGCGGTGACCGCGCAGGTCGGCCTGGTCGGTGCGCTGACCCAGGCCGGCGCGCAATACATCCTGGTGCCGACCCTGCCCGACCTCGGCCTGACCCCGGATGCGCGCGCCGGTGGCGCGGTCGGCATGGCCCAGGGTACCGCGCTGGCGAATACCTACAACACCGCGCTGTTCGGCGGCCTGGCCTCGGCCAACCTGCGGGTGATCCCGATGGATACCTTCCACTTCCTGCAGGAAGTGGTGGCCAATCCTTCCGCCTACGGGATTTCCAATGCCACCGGCAAGGCCTGCGTGACCCAGCCGGCCCCGGCCGGCGGTTCCTCGCTGTTCTGCAGCCCGGCCTCGATGGTGCCCGGCGGCGCCAGTTACCTGTTCGCCGATGGCGTGCACCCGACCACCGCCGCGCACAAGGCGCTGGCCGATTTCGCCGTCTCGGTGATCGAAGGCCCGCGCCAGATCGCGGTCCTGCCGCATTCGGAAGCGGTGATCGGCCGTTCGCGCGCGCAGATGGTCGATGGCGCGGTCGCCGGCCTCGGCAAGGAAGACGGCATGCGCTGGTGGGCCGACGTGCGCGGCAACCAGCAGGCTTACGACGCGCCGTTCGACTATGACAGCGTCGGCCCGGCCGCCTCGTTCGGCATCGGCTGGACCAGCGGCAACCTGGTGTACGGCGCATTCGCCGGCTACGGCCGCCAGAACAGCGATTTCGGCGAGGATCGCGGCGAATTCAAGCAGACCGATGCCGGCTTGGGCGGCTTCGTCGGCTGGCGCAGCGGCGCATTCTGGGCCAATGGCCAACTCGGCTGGACCAAGGTCAGCTACGACGTGGACCGCACCGTCCACCTCGGCCCGGCCACCCGCGTCCACAGCGGCTCGCCGGATGGCGACAACCTGAGCCTCGGCGCCAGCGCCGGCTGGAACTTCGGCGATGGCGCATTCCGCCACGGCCCGGTGCTGGCGGTGCTGTCGCAGAAGATCTCGGTCGACGGCTATGCCGAAACCGATCCGACCCTGTCCACCTCGCTGGCCTATCCGCAGCAGGACTTCGATTCGCTGATCGGCAGCGTCGGCTGGCAGTTCAGCTATGCGATCAACGACCATGTGCAGCCCTACGCCAAGCTGACCTACGACCGCGAGTTCGAGGATGCGCCGGCGCAGGCCTTCGCGCAGGCGCAGTCGATCCCGGGTTCGCTGCCGTATGCGGTGCCCGGCCTGGCCTTCGACGAAACCTACGGCACCGTCGTGGCCGGCGTGCGCACCAGTCTGGTGGGCCTGGACGCCAATATCGGCGGCAGCGTCACCGTCGGCCAGAAGGGCGGCAACGACATCGCGCTGTTCCTGAGCATCGGCAGCAAGTTCTGA
- a CDS encoding ATP-dependent zinc protease family protein: MAAIAVGWREWAALPELGLPRLRAKLDTGARSSALHVERQWRFVEAGAPWVGFALVARLHAGEVEAAAAIVDERMVTDSGGHRTSRVFVRTKLRLAGIEREIEMNLADRCGMRFPLLLGRTALADAFVVDPAGSFLHRRRRMRRPPETPRDV, from the coding sequence ATGGCGGCGATTGCGGTCGGTTGGCGCGAGTGGGCGGCCCTGCCGGAACTGGGCCTGCCGCGGCTGCGGGCCAAGCTCGATACCGGCGCGCGCAGCTCCGCCCTGCACGTGGAACGGCAATGGCGCTTCGTCGAGGCCGGGGCGCCGTGGGTCGGTTTCGCGCTGGTGGCTCGCCTGCATGCGGGCGAAGTCGAGGCCGCCGCGGCCATCGTCGATGAAAGGATGGTGACCGATTCCGGCGGCCATCGAACTTCGCGCGTGTTCGTCCGCACCAAGCTGCGGTTGGCCGGGATCGAACGCGAAATCGAAATGAACCTGGCGGATCGTTGCGGGATGCGGTTCCCGCTGCTGCTGGGGCGCACCGCGCTGGCGGACGCATTCGTGGTCGACCCCGCGGGATCGTTCCTGCATCGCCGCCGCCGCATGCGGCGTCCCCCCGAAACACCGCGCGACGTTTGA
- the rimK gene encoding 30S ribosomal protein S6--L-glutamate ligase has product MKLAILSRNGKLYSTRRLVEAARERGHSVRVLDPLRCYMRISTEGFEMHYKGAQIAGYHAVVPRIGASVTRYGCAVLRQFELMGSYTPNSAAAIARARDKLRCHQLLAAQGIGLPVTVFGDNPDDTVDLLSMLGPPPHVIKLNEGTQGAGVMLTEKLSASRGVIETLRGLYAHFLVQEFIGEAKGADLRCFVVGNQVVAAMRRQAPKGDFRSNLHRGGTAKAVKASKAEIETAVRAAKVLGLGVAGVDLIRSKRGPLVLEVNSSPGLEGIEAATGVDVAGRIIEHVAGGGVPVRKHPRNADLTDS; this is encoded by the coding sequence ATGAAACTGGCGATCCTGTCCCGCAACGGCAAGCTGTATTCGACCCGTCGCCTGGTCGAGGCCGCGCGCGAACGCGGGCACAGCGTGCGGGTGCTGGATCCGCTGCGCTGCTACATGCGGATCAGCACCGAAGGCTTCGAGATGCACTACAAGGGCGCGCAGATCGCCGGCTACCACGCGGTGGTGCCGCGCATCGGCGCGTCGGTCACCCGCTACGGTTGCGCGGTGCTGCGCCAGTTCGAGCTGATGGGCAGCTACACGCCGAACAGCGCGGCGGCGATCGCGCGCGCGCGCGACAAGCTGCGCTGCCACCAGTTGCTGGCGGCGCAGGGGATCGGCCTGCCGGTGACCGTGTTCGGCGACAACCCGGACGACACCGTCGACCTGCTGTCGATGCTCGGTCCGCCGCCGCACGTGATCAAGCTCAACGAAGGCACCCAGGGCGCGGGGGTGATGCTGACCGAGAAGCTGTCTGCCTCGCGCGGGGTGATCGAGACCCTGCGCGGCCTGTACGCGCATTTCCTGGTGCAGGAATTCATCGGCGAAGCGAAGGGCGCGGACCTGCGCTGCTTCGTGGTCGGCAACCAGGTGGTCGCGGCGATGCGCCGGCAGGCGCCGAAGGGCGATTTCCGTTCCAACCTGCATCGCGGCGGCACGGCCAAGGCGGTCAAGGCCAGCAAGGCCGAGATCGAGACCGCGGTGCGCGCCGCGAAAGTGCTGGGCCTGGGCGTGGCCGGCGTCGACCTGATCCGCAGCAAGCGCGGGCCGCTGGTGCTGGAGGTGAATTCCTCGCCGGGGCTGGAGGGGATCGAGGCGGCGACGGGCGTGGATGTCGCCGGCCGCATCATCGAGCACGTGGCCGGCGGCGGCGTACCCGTGCGCAAACATCCCCGCAACGCGGATTTGACGGATTCTTAA
- a CDS encoding response regulator transcription factor has translation MRILVIEDNPDIAANLGDYLEDRGHTVDFAADGVTGLHLAVVHDFDAIVLDLNLPGMDGLEVCRKLRNEARKQTPVLMLTARDSLENKLAGFDSGADDYLIKPFALQEVDVRLSALGRRGRGPQARVLNVGELEFNLDTLEVRREGKLLQLNPTALKILQALMEAAPAVVTRQDLETRVWGEELPDSDSLRVHIHGLRAMVDKPFAVPMIQTRHGIGYRIAPPDAES, from the coding sequence ATGCGCATCCTGGTGATCGAAGACAACCCCGACATCGCCGCCAACCTCGGCGACTACCTCGAGGACCGCGGGCACACCGTGGACTTCGCCGCCGACGGCGTGACCGGCCTGCACCTGGCGGTGGTGCACGACTTCGACGCGATCGTGCTCGACCTCAACCTGCCCGGCATGGACGGCCTGGAGGTCTGCCGCAAGCTGCGCAACGAAGCGCGCAAGCAAACCCCGGTGCTGATGCTGACCGCGCGCGATTCGCTGGAGAACAAGCTGGCCGGCTTCGATTCCGGCGCCGACGATTACCTGATCAAGCCGTTCGCGCTGCAGGAAGTGGATGTGCGCCTGAGCGCGCTCGGCCGCCGTGGCCGCGGTCCGCAGGCGCGCGTGCTCAATGTCGGCGAACTGGAATTCAACCTCGATACCCTGGAAGTGCGCCGCGAGGGCAAGCTGCTGCAGCTCAATCCGACCGCGCTGAAGATCCTGCAGGCGCTGATGGAAGCCGCGCCGGCGGTGGTGACCCGGCAGGACCTGGAAACCCGGGTCTGGGGCGAGGAGCTGCCGGATTCGGATTCGCTGCGGGTGCATATCCACGGCCTGCGCGCGATGGTGGACAAGCCGTTCGCCGTGCCGATGATCCAGACCCGCCACGGCATCGGCTACCGGATCGCGCCGCCCGATGCCGAAAGCTGA
- a CDS encoding sensor histidine kinase: MPKADVPPEPRAAPRPAPRARRRLRTRIILSFALLGLGLTLLLAFATNWVRGRVEEDMITDLMDRNINAYAERFYASGGRDIGLPVQQMYGRVVGRDKFETLKKEYPEWYGFGDGIHPMSGRNEDGTPFSYKLAVRKTPDTWFFLAYDMQESVRRTEKFERALYIVVPVFTLFSLLLGWWSASRVMAPVSELARRLRRSGTSSDPEALAPYFAGDEVGELAKALDDYSDRLTDVVQRDREFNADVSHELRTPLAVIRGAVELLLSKPELDERTRARLQRIQRSEQQCTDLISALLLLSRNERAVGECDVAKVAQQLLDSHRAQLGGKPLELRLEGATRLVVDAPESAVSVALGNLIGNAVKYTQSGGVIVRLHDRAVDVVDSGPGLSAEDAAKLFERGYRGTHAGHSQGGGIGLSIVRRLCALYGWDVRVRPGETQGVVATLTFG; the protein is encoded by the coding sequence ATGCCGAAAGCTGACGTTCCGCCCGAACCGCGCGCCGCGCCTCGCCCTGCGCCGCGCGCGCGCAGGCGGCTGCGCACCCGCATCATCCTGTCGTTCGCCCTGCTCGGGCTGGGCCTGACCCTGCTGCTCGCGTTCGCGACCAACTGGGTCCGCGGCCGGGTCGAGGAGGACATGATCACCGACCTGATGGACCGCAACATCAATGCCTACGCGGAGCGTTTTTACGCCAGCGGCGGCCGCGACATCGGCTTGCCGGTGCAGCAGATGTACGGACGCGTGGTCGGCAGGGACAAGTTCGAGACGCTCAAGAAGGAATATCCCGAGTGGTACGGCTTCGGCGACGGCATCCACCCGATGAGCGGCCGCAACGAGGACGGCACTCCTTTCAGCTACAAGCTGGCGGTGCGCAAGACGCCGGATACCTGGTTCTTCCTCGCCTACGACATGCAGGAAAGCGTGCGCCGCACCGAGAAATTCGAGCGCGCGCTGTACATCGTGGTGCCGGTGTTCACCCTGTTCTCGCTGCTGCTCGGCTGGTGGTCGGCCTCGCGGGTGATGGCGCCGGTGTCGGAACTCGCGCGGCGGCTGCGCCGCAGCGGCACCAGTTCGGATCCGGAGGCGCTGGCGCCGTACTTCGCCGGCGACGAAGTGGGCGAGCTGGCGAAGGCGCTGGACGATTATTCCGATCGGCTGACCGACGTCGTGCAGCGCGACCGCGAGTTCAACGCCGACGTCAGCCACGAGTTGCGCACGCCGCTGGCGGTGATCCGCGGTGCGGTCGAGCTGTTGCTGTCGAAACCGGAACTGGATGAGCGCACGCGCGCGCGCCTGCAGCGCATCCAGCGTTCCGAACAGCAATGCACCGACCTGATCAGCGCCCTGCTGCTGCTGTCGCGCAACGAACGCGCGGTCGGCGAGTGCGACGTGGCGAAGGTGGCGCAGCAGTTGCTGGACAGCCATCGCGCCCAGCTCGGCGGCAAGCCGCTGGAACTGCGCCTGGAAGGGGCGACGCGGCTGGTGGTGGATGCGCCGGAGTCGGCGGTGTCGGTGGCGCTGGGCAACCTGATCGGCAACGCGGTCAAGTACACCCAGAGCGGCGGCGTGATCGTGCGCCTGCACGACCGTGCCGTCGACGTGGTCGATTCGGGACCGGGCCTCAGCGCGGAAGACGCCGCCAAGCTGTTCGAGCGCGGCTATCGCGGCACCCACGCCGGGCATTCGCAGGGCGGCGGCATCGGCTTGTCGATCGTGCGCCGGTTGTGCGCGCTGTACGGCTGGGATGTGCGGGTGCGGCCGGGCGAGACGCAGGGCGTGGTGGCGACGCTCACCTTCGGCTGA
- a CDS encoding branched-chain amino acid aminotransferase produces the protein MNAPAAAPLAYQVALSDHARSAEQRAAILAGELGFGRHFTDHMVAIQWDKANGWHDARVHAYGPLALDPAASVLHYGQEIFEGIKAYRHADGSIWTFRPDANGARLQRSAARLTLPQLPVAEFTESLRQLIAVDHAWVPSAAESSLYFRPFMIATEAFLGMRAAQAAAYYVIASPAGAYFAKGVAPVSIWLSEDYARAAKGGTGAAKCGGNYAASLLPQMEAQALGCSQVLFLDPVEGKYLEELGGMNVFLVYRDGRIVTPALSGSILEGITRESILQLARDRGLQVEERKVSVDEWKDGVVSGEISEVFACGTAAVITPIGQLKGKDFAVGDIDAPAGEVTMAIRKELTDIQYGRVPDRHGWLVRLR, from the coding sequence ATGAATGCCCCCGCCGCCGCACCGTTGGCCTACCAGGTCGCGCTGTCCGACCATGCCCGCAGCGCAGAGCAACGCGCGGCCATCCTCGCCGGCGAACTCGGCTTCGGCCGGCACTTCACCGACCACATGGTCGCCATCCAGTGGGACAAGGCGAACGGCTGGCACGATGCGCGGGTCCATGCCTACGGCCCGCTGGCGCTGGATCCGGCCGCATCGGTGCTGCATTACGGGCAGGAGATCTTCGAGGGCATCAAGGCCTATCGCCATGCCGACGGCTCGATCTGGACCTTCCGCCCCGATGCCAACGGCGCGCGCCTGCAGCGTTCCGCCGCGCGCCTGACCTTGCCGCAACTGCCGGTGGCCGAGTTCACCGAATCGTTGCGCCAGCTGATCGCGGTCGACCATGCCTGGGTGCCGTCGGCGGCGGAAAGCAGCCTGTATTTCCGTCCCTTCATGATCGCCACCGAGGCCTTCCTCGGCATGCGCGCGGCGCAGGCTGCGGCCTACTACGTCATCGCCAGCCCGGCCGGCGCGTATTTCGCCAAGGGCGTGGCGCCGGTGTCGATCTGGCTGTCGGAGGATTACGCACGCGCGGCCAAGGGCGGCACCGGTGCGGCCAAGTGCGGCGGCAACTACGCCGCTTCGCTGCTGCCGCAGATGGAAGCGCAGGCGCTGGGCTGCTCGCAGGTGCTGTTCCTGGATCCGGTGGAAGGCAAGTACCTGGAGGAACTCGGCGGCATGAACGTGTTCCTGGTCTACAGGGACGGCCGCATCGTCACCCCGGCGTTGTCGGGCAGCATCCTCGAGGGCATCACCCGCGAAAGCATCCTGCAACTGGCCCGCGACCGCGGCCTGCAGGTGGAGGAGCGCAAGGTGTCCGTCGACGAGTGGAAGGATGGCGTGGTTTCGGGCGAGATCAGCGAGGTGTTCGCCTGCGGCACCGCGGCGGTGATCACCCCGATCGGGCAGTTGAAGGGCAAGGATTTCGCGGTGGGCGACATCGATGCGCCGGCAGGCGAGGTCACCATGGCGATCCGCAAGGAACTGACCGATATCCAGTACGGCCGCGTGCCCGATCGCCACGGCTGGCTGGTCAGGCTGCGATAA
- the metF gene encoding methylenetetrahydrofolate reductase [NAD(P)H], with amino-acid sequence MLPISFEFYPPKTDEQRAQLDRSVQRLKAHAPQFMSVTFGAGGSTLSHTPETVQRLRSEHGVAGVPHLTCVGGSREEIRQLLKLYRALGCDRVVALRGDTPSGMVRSGDLRYASELVELIRAEHGDHFHVEVAAYPETHPQAEDAHVDLRNFKTKVDAGANGAITQYFYNTDAYFRFVDDARALGIEVPIVPGIMPISNFSQLKRFSEACGAEIPRWIGQRMRAYGDDADSIREFAADFVAQLCRRLVAGGAPALHFYTLNLAKPTLNVLERLR; translated from the coding sequence ATGCTGCCGATCAGCTTCGAGTTCTACCCGCCCAAGACCGACGAACAACGCGCGCAGCTCGACCGCAGCGTGCAGCGGCTGAAGGCGCATGCGCCGCAGTTCATGTCGGTGACCTTCGGCGCCGGCGGCTCGACCCTCAGCCACACCCCCGAGACCGTGCAGCGCCTACGCAGCGAACACGGCGTGGCCGGCGTGCCGCACCTCACCTGCGTCGGCGGCAGCCGCGAGGAAATCCGCCAGCTGCTCAAGCTGTACCGGGCGCTGGGCTGCGACCGGGTGGTCGCGCTGCGCGGCGACACCCCCTCCGGCATGGTCCGCAGCGGCGACCTGCGCTACGCCAGCGAACTGGTCGAACTGATCCGCGCCGAGCATGGCGACCATTTCCACGTCGAGGTCGCGGCGTATCCGGAAACCCATCCGCAGGCCGAGGACGCGCACGTCGACCTGCGCAACTTCAAGACCAAGGTCGATGCCGGCGCCAACGGCGCGATCACCCAGTACTTCTACAACACCGACGCCTATTTCCGCTTCGTCGACGATGCGCGCGCGCTCGGCATCGAAGTGCCGATCGTGCCCGGGATCATGCCGATCTCCAACTTCAGCCAGCTCAAGCGCTTCTCCGAAGCCTGCGGCGCGGAAATCCCGCGCTGGATCGGCCAGCGCATGCGCGCCTATGGCGACGATGCCGACAGCATCCGCGAATTCGCCGCCGACTTCGTCGCCCAGTTGTGCCGGCGCCTGGTCGCCGGCGGCGCGCCCGCGCTGCACTTCTACACGCTCAACCTCGCGAAGCCGACGCTCAACGTGCTCGAACGCCTGCGCTGA
- a CDS encoding GGDEF domain-containing protein produces the protein MRDTANDAPAGEKAAPRQMQELGETLQRLRLGGPFYILLWLLSGTASGLWERARWPFLLVTLGFIGLNVLRFRVRGLAEGASALAVRRRLDWIWTLLLANSALWAVAVAWLLMVTPNESARTVASISSYAFATAFAHNFPMRLRSAFVALGLLYLSTLAALIANGSRFELVAVSVLYLLYVSLALRRSHAEYRQRLDLEDELREQRDLLERQSRRDGLTGLANRRRFSGALADWVAKARSGGSPLALLILDLDHFKSVNDRHGHAAGDTCLREFAEQLQQAFPAQGELVARLGGEEFGVLLRDCTSGEAARRADAFRQAFAGHASAVGEGALQITVSIGVAAFDPARDADGSALYRAADGALYRAKAAGRNTVLVAEDEFAVA, from the coding sequence ATGCGCGATACCGCGAACGACGCGCCAGCGGGGGAAAAGGCCGCACCGCGCCAGATGCAGGAACTGGGCGAGACCTTGCAGCGCCTGCGCCTGGGCGGGCCGTTCTACATCCTGTTGTGGCTGCTGTCGGGAACCGCCAGCGGCCTGTGGGAGCGCGCCCGCTGGCCATTCCTGCTGGTGACGCTGGGCTTCATCGGCCTGAACGTGTTGCGCTTCCGCGTGCGCGGCCTGGCGGAAGGCGCGAGTGCGCTGGCGGTGCGCCGGCGCCTGGACTGGATCTGGACCCTGTTGCTCGCCAATTCGGCGCTGTGGGCGGTCGCGGTGGCGTGGCTGTTGATGGTCACGCCGAACGAAAGCGCGCGGACGGTCGCATCGATCAGTTCCTATGCGTTCGCCACTGCGTTCGCGCACAACTTCCCGATGCGGCTGCGTTCCGCCTTCGTGGCGCTCGGCCTGCTGTACCTGTCGACGCTGGCCGCGCTGATCGCCAACGGCTCGCGGTTCGAGCTGGTGGCGGTGAGCGTCCTCTACCTGCTGTACGTCTCGCTCGCGCTGCGCCGCAGCCATGCCGAATACCGGCAGCGCCTCGACCTCGAGGACGAGCTGCGCGAGCAGCGCGACCTGCTCGAACGGCAGAGCCGCCGCGATGGCCTGACCGGGCTGGCGAACCGGCGCCGCTTCTCCGGCGCGCTGGCGGATTGGGTGGCGAAGGCGCGCAGCGGCGGCTCGCCGCTGGCGCTGCTGATCCTCGACCTGGACCATTTCAAGTCGGTCAACGATCGCCACGGGCATGCCGCCGGCGACACCTGCCTGCGCGAATTCGCCGAACAGCTGCAGCAGGCGTTCCCGGCGCAGGGCGAGTTGGTGGCGCGCCTGGGCGGCGAGGAATTCGGCGTGCTGCTGCGCGATTGCACATCGGGCGAAGCCGCGCGGCGCGCGGATGCGTTCCGCCAGGCATTCGCCGGGCATGCGTCGGCAGTGGGCGAAGGCGCGCTGCAGATCACCGTGAGCATCGGCGTGGCCGCCTTCGATCCCGCGCGCGATGCCGATGGCAGCGCACTCTATCGCGCGGCCGACGGCGCGCTGTACCGCGCCAAGGCGGCCGGGCGCAATACCGTGCTGGTGGCGGAAGACGAATTCGCCGTCGCCTGA